The genomic window AAAGTTTGCTGGGGCGGCTTCTGATGCCCCGTTTCAAATGCTTTTCAAAGTAGACAGGTTGTCGACACGCTGTCGACAACCTGTCTACTACCGGACCAGACCAAAAATCCACTTAATCATGGGGCCGCTGTACAGGTAAACCACGATAATGCCTGTGATTACGCTGGATAACTGAGCGAAAATCGCCAAATACGAATCTTGACTATCGACGCTGGTCTGAGTTGCGGCGACGGCCTCTCGTATCTTCCGAATCTCATCGAGAATTTTTCGGTCGCGGCTTTCAATCAGCTTGGCGATCTCGTCGAATGGCGACGGGCTCGTAGGCATCGGTTCCTCGGGTGTCTCATCCAACCCGTAGCGATTCAGCAATAGCTGAACCACCTCCCTTTGGTTACAGCCGTGAAACGTCATGATTGCATTGAACTTAGCTCCATCCTCTGGACTAAGTCGGGCCGAAATCTTCTCAACACACTTGCCTATCTGATGAGTCATGCGATTACTCCAGCGTCAGTTGTTCTTTGGCCAGCACTACCGTCCGCTCAAGCGCGCTCGGATGGAAACGCCTCTCGATCTCTCGCATGTAGTAATTCCGCTTGGCAACTCCGTTGGTGTACACCTCAACGTGGGTAACTGCTTGGTTTAGCAGACTCAACTTGAGCTTGTCGACAAAATTGATCAGGTCTTGGCCCGTTTTCCAGTCGCCATTCTCGTATTCAACGCCGATGACCTTGCCCTCGGTCAATGGAGTTTGATGTACGAGTAATATCGCATCAAACCTCTTGTACTTGCAGTAGCTCTCGGTGATAAACGGCTCGACCATGCGGGGAATAATGACGTCATCGATCTCACCCTGCGAAATCTGATACGCCGCAATCTCAGCGATGAAATGTTCATGCGCAAAGTGGGCTCGGGTAATCTTGCGAGCCTCAGATATGTGCCTCAGCGGGCGCTTGGCCCAGTTCTGGGCCAGCTCATACCCGTCGCGTGTCAGCAGGTAGAAAGCGGGGCGATCTTCATACTCCTTAGTGAGTCGCAATAGCCCGCGTTTGGCTAGCCGGGAACAATAATCGGCTCGGCTGGATGGAATCAGCATCGAGGCGATCTTCTCGGTCGTGAAGCCCACACTCAGACAGTGGCTCAAAATCAGCTCTTCTATCCGAAGACGTTTTGCGTATGGCGATAAGTGATAATACATTCGGTACTCTCCTTTGGACGTGTTCCACCGGTTTTACGGGTGGGGTTGGCTTAACTAAGGAGAGCCATTTACAACTGCATTCCTGTCTCTATCGGCATGCAGATTATACTAATGGCCACAAAAAGTGGCCTCCCACGGCGGCGAACCGGGGCGTCTTTGTACCTATATCGTAATGACTTAGAGTTTTCTAGCAAGCAATTTTTTGGATTGGCATTTTAAGTGCAAGGCAGAGGGAGGGTTGCAGCCCCACCCCCTGTCCTGCTTTGATATGTCTGACGCACTCACGGGGGAGTAGTTTCGCGATCCAACTCAGAAATCAATTAATACAGTTAGATACCTCACAAATTGCTTGCTATAAAATATGGACAACATTAAATTATCAACGTGCGAACTAAAGGCTCCGACGGATTCGCACTGGTCAACCGTCGGATGTCTGCATTTGTAGACATGCCTTGTGCGCCCGTTTATTGGGCAGCTTAACGGTAGTGACTGGCTTTCTGAGAGGGCGGGTTACTTGGAAACGGGTCAAGTATCGCCCCTCGCAGGGGAAGTGCGAAAGGCTCGCGACGACAAAGTCCGAAAGCTACAGCCGACCACTCTCTTCTTATCACCTGATTGTTCAGTCAATCAGGTGTTCGGGGAGACGTGGCCTATGCCAACACCGACATGCAGCATCCCGCCAGCACCCGGGACAACTGAGTGCCCTATTACGATTCGATTCAATTCAGTCGCAAGCTTGCCAGCTGACGCTGAGATCGAGTTCCTGTTATCTATATTCAGCGAATTGACGGCTGAGATGGATCACATCATGCCCGATAGCCGTATCGCGGCAGCCATGAGTCAAATGAGTCAGAAGGAGGTCTTATGCTGATAGCACTTTATGCCCGAGTCTCAACTGTCCGGCAAGCCGAGAACGATTTGTCGATTCCTGACCAGCTCAGACAGATGCAAGATTGGGCTAAGCAGAATGGCCATATAGTCGTTGCCAAATATGTTGAGCCTGGAGCGAGCGCGACGGACGACAAGCGCCCCATCTTTCAGAAAATGATGTCTGATGCCTTGGCAAAACCACCGATGTTTGAAGCCATCATCGTGCATTCGCACTCGCGGTTCTTCCGTGACGGCATTGAGGCCGGTGTGCGCGAGCGTATGCTCAAGCGCAACGGCGTAAAACTGTTCTCGATCACGCAACCGACGACCGAGGATTCCAACGGTGAGTTGGTGCGCAATATCATCCGCATGTTTGATGGCTACCAGTCGCAGGAAACATCAAAACACACTTCCCGAGCGATGAAAGAGAATGCCCGTCAGGGATATTTCAACGGCAGTCGCGCGCCGTTTGGTTATGTGGCGGTGTCTACAGATGTCTCCGGCGCACGCGGGCGCAAAAAGAAGAAGCTCGCAATCCATGCGGATGAGGCAAATGTGGCGCGGCAGATCTATCGTCTGTATCTGAGTAGCCTCGGGATGGGGTTTAAGGAAATCGCAATCCACCTGACGAAATCCGGCCTCCTGATGCGGGGTAGACCTTGGAATGTGCAGAAGGTGAGCACCATTCTGTCGGATACCTTATATATGGGGGAGTATTACTTCAATGTCCGAGATTCGAGAAGCAACTGCAACCGTCCACCCGAGGAGTGGGTGAAAACCCTGATTCCGGCCATCGTGGATGCAAATCAATATGAGCAGGTGCGTAAGTTGCGTGAGTCTCGCTCACCGGAGAATGCGACCATTCCACCTAAAACGTTAGCCTCACCACTTTTGCTGGCGGGTGTAATCAAGTGTCGTTGCGGTCGCGCCATGACCTTGGCTACTGGCAAGAGCGGGACGTATCGCTATTACAAATGCACGCGCAAGCGTAACGAAGGTGGTCATGCGTGCGACAGCCGCAACCTGCCAATGGAGAAGGTCGATCAAATCGTCATCGAGCAGTTGGCAAATCGGATACTCGCTCCAGATCGGATCCAGAGCATGATGGAGACTCTGCGGCAGCGTATCCAAGCCAGAAAGGATGTTCGACACACGCGTGTTTCTGATTTGGAACGTCAACTTAAAGCTCAGGACGAGCGGCAGCATCGTCTGCTGGAAGCAATCGAGTCAGGGATCGTGGAACTGGACGAGTTGACTCATCAGCGGATGCAGAACATCAAGACGGCGCGTGAAGCACTGACCATCCAGATCGCCGAGGAGAAATGTTCTGGCGAATTACCCCGAGAGATCGAATACCTGAAACCAAGTCAGGTCGAGCAGTTCGGACGTGCCTTGCGGAACCAGTTGCTATCGAAGAATTCTGGGATTGCCAAGGCGTACATCAGCTTACTAGTGGACGAGGTCTTGGTGAATGATGACGAGGCTGTCATCAAGGGAAGCTACACCGCCCTCGCCCACGGACTGCATCAAATGAAAATGGGCACTAGTAATCAAGTGCCCACATTCATGCATGATTGGTGCGCCGGAAGAGATTCGAACTCCTGACCCCTTGGTTCGTAGGGACACCCCATCAGAACAGTATCATTACTAATCAATCACCTGCAACACCCGCCAACTTCATAACCAGCTACGCAAAGCGCTAGAAAGCGCCAAAATTATCAGCAGCAGCTACGATGTAGCTACGTGCTAGTAGTATTGGGCGGCCTGTTCATCCCCTATATCTAATTGCATAGATAACTTGGCATATTCCGCCAAAATCTAGTGTGTGATTTAATTCATGCCTAATGCACTTCATACAAACTATTACTACCATATCCACTCAATACTCCATGCACATTTGATTGTGGTGCTTTTATCGAACAAATTAGGATGTTGCCATAATTTTTCTGACAACAAATCAAGGCATTGCACAGACGATGCCATAATATACACCTCTAAGGTACCTTTCACGGCATTCTTTCGGGTGTCCCTTAACGTTAGGTTTAACCTGTATTCGTATGGCTTTCAAAAAAAGAACTCGACAAACAATCGCTGACTACGTTGATAGACATCTCCCTCATGATTCTTTCTACAAAAGTTACTTCTGGTTTATTTCAGATGTAGCACTGAAAAGTCGTTTAGAAGACGAGTTTAGAGCGGCTAGGTACATATACAAGTTGCTTGAGGGGCTGCAAGTTAACAACGGCATGCTTGTTGCCCAGTGCAAAGTTCAGATACTGCTATATGCCTCAATTTACGAGGCTGTTCTTCATCACATTCTATTGAACGACTACGCCACGTCCCCTGAAGTTATCAGCCTGACAAATTACGAACATAAGAAGCCAATAAATATATCGTCAAACCTACGTGCCAAAATTCAAAGCCAATACACCCCCCAAGGCACTATCCAAGTATTCGAGAACGAAACGCGCCAGATTGACGAACGAAAAATCGTGTTTGAAGACAAGGCTGAGACCGCTAGGAAAATTGGCTTAATTAACCAGGAGATCAAGGACGTTGTATGTGATGTCTACAGTATGCGAAATGCAATTCATCTACATGCGGAATTGAGGCGCGGCGTTACATATGATCTAAATGCAGCAAAAAAGGCTTACTGGCATCTCCAAGGTTTTACTAGACAAATTGGGAAGAAGCTCGAAGAAGACGGGAAGGCTGTACGTCCTACTTCACTAAGCACTTCTCAACAAAATGGAAAAGACTCTTGGTTTCAGAGGCTCGTACGCTATGTCTCACGAAGGTAAACCACCTAACCCTTCGGTCAAGATGGACGCTCCGCCGGTAAGCCGGCTCCGCGCCCCTTACCTCCAACGGTTAGGATTTCGCATCAAATAGGTAGAGTATTTATGAATACGTGCATGACAATTACCTGTAATACGTGTGAACTAGATACTGACTGCAGGATCGGATATTCGAATCGGCTCATTCAACCGATCCAATTTTCATGCCCACATTGTCATACGCAACTGGAAATCGTATTAGACATCTCTGAGGCCCCTCGTTCCAATTTTAGTTATGGGGGGTGCAAACCATCTAAGCAGCAAGCGCATGGCCCATTCACCAGAGCCAATCCGTTTGTCGATCTTCACTTGGATTTTCCAGTCAAATACGGCGAGTATGTGATGGGCGAAACTCCATGGTTTGCTTCGCTTGCACAAGTGGAGAAAGCGACAGGCGGGGACCGAAGGAAAGCTTTTGAGATATCACAGTTTCATGCTGCCAAGTTGCATGCTCTGAACCAACTCTATCCAAAGGCTGAATATCTGAAGCGGATAATCAATCTATACCATGGGAAGAATAAGCAACTCTTCCAACGAAGGGCGGCGGAATACTTGGAGGAAGATCAAGAACAATCTCTTCTTCCGCAAGACCTGAACGCTACTCTTTACCGGGTCATAGCGAAGGCCTTCTTCCCATTTGTTGTGCATGAACACGGGAGGGAGATTTCGGAAGGATTGCCGAGGATATTGTCCGGGTTCAACAGAGAGTCCTTAAATTCGTTTATTGAAGAGATATTCGGTTCCGGATTCATGGACACCCTTCAGAGAGATTGCCTGAGAGTCTACCCAAAGATATTTGATGCTGAGTTGCCATTGCGGCCCGCACTATTTCTCGATCTCATCAAAGGAAATGAGTCGGAAATTGTCGCCGGCCGCGTCTCTTCAAGCGATTTCTTTAGCTTTAAGGATCTCTACAAAGACATTCTGGAGATTATTGGCAGACAACTCGTACTGCTCGCCGGGATAAATAATCTCTTGCATAGAGGAGACGCAAACTCATTTAGGATTGTTGATGGAGGCTCGTTGAGTAGTTTGCAAAAGTTATCCGAAAAGACTCTTTCCGACAAGTTCAAGTACCTCGACGATTGTTGGTACAATCTCTCCCAAGATGTTTTTAATCTTGGACTGCGCAACGCCGTCGCTCACAATAATGTTCTGTATGATCAGGCAACACAAATCATCACTTATTTTCCAGATGGCGGCCGTCTCGATAAAGCTCAGGGGAAGGACCTTGCGTTTCTTGATTTCATGCGTTTGCTGCTCGTCTCATTCCGCGAAATGCATAATCTGCATCATGTAATCAAGTCGCTATTTTATTACAAGTATCTAGTCTATGACCGGCCTCACGCCCATGGTCAATCCTAACCTACGTTCTAGGGGACGCTGCGCGATAAAGCCGCGCCCCTGATCTTCACGTTAACAAGCCCATGCCCATACTTTCTGAAGCTCTTACCTCTTGGGAAATTGCCTTTCGCTGGGCTGGCTATGATCCAGATCGGTATTGGTTCAATATCCCAATGGCGGTGCGTGACAATTTACGCCTGCTAGCCGAGGAAATTCATCATGGTCGCTTAGACTGCGTAAGTCTTGAATACTCGAAATATCATGGGGACGATCCAGAAGAAGCAAAGCTTCATATTTACTACTGGTTGCGTGAGATAACAGATTGCTATTGGGGCAAACGGTTTGATCGAAAGCTTCTCAAATGGGCAGTCATTGAGCGCCAAGCTATGCAGGAGTGGTGCGAGCGCCATAAGGTACCGCTCCCTGAATTTTGGTTCCCATCCGGCTGGGGTATTGAGTACGAGTGGCAAGAAAACTTTGCTCCCACCTCCGCCGCTACGTCATCCGACACATTCGAGCCTGAGCCGCCCCATCCGCCTAAGAATCTTGATTACTACCGCTGTAAGTACGCTTGTCAGCAAATTTCCCTAGCCTTATGGCGCGATGCCCCCAAGAGCACGATCAAGGATGTTGCAAATACTCCGGAAGTGCAAAATCTCGGTGGTGGATCAAGCTATGACTTTGAGACGGTTTGCGCATGGCTAGGTGAAGTCGATCCACGCGATCCATCGCAGAAGAGAGGACGAAGGCGCAAAAACAATTCCCCTCCCACATAATTTGGACGATTGCAACACGCTGAAATATAGATAGTTTAATTCCGGTTTGCGCCAAGCCAGAATTAAACTGTCCGTGAGCCATTTTTCCGGCCACATACCTGCAATTTAATTCGTACTCCCTCAACCACACAGGAGTACGAAATGAATCAGCATCCCCTAGGTTTTAATCCAGCCGCCGGAGCTGCCCTTACGAACGACGACCGGGATGCGCGCCTTGGCGCGCGCCGGGGCGGCGGTCGTGAGGGTAGCGAGGTGGCAACTGCGCCCGTTCAAGCTGCGCAGGCCGGTGAATCAGGCGGGGGGGGCGGCGCAGCCGCCCCTAGACTTGAAAAGAGGACATATTCCAACGCACGCTACCGCATCACCTTACGCAACTATGGCAAAAACATGGCGGAGATCGGCTGGTCGTTCGTGGGTGAAGTTCCTGCCAATAAAGCGGCTCGTGGTGAATCATCGGAGCGTTCCAAAAATGAAGACCGCGCCGTTCGTCGCGCAAAATCGCGCCTCCGGCATTTGATCCTGTCTGCCAATGCTAACCATCTGCTTACCCTTACCTATCGGGAGAATGTCACCGATTTCAAACGCGCTGCCGATGATCTGAACCGCTTCGTGCGCAAGGTAAAGGTCAGCCTGCCTGACTGGATTTATATCGCCGTGGCAGAACAGCAAGCGCGTGGCGCATGGCATTGGCATTTGGCAGTTCGTGGGCGGCAGGATGTCGATTTGTTGCGCGCTCATTGGCGTGAGGTAGTGGGGGACGGCAATATCGACGTGAGCGCCCCTAAAGGTTCGCGCAAGGATCAGCGGCTCTTTCTGGTGCGTTACCTTGGCAAGTATCTGGTCAAAGCGTTTGCCACCGGTCAACGCAGTCTGAATGCTCACCGCTTCCGCGCCTCCCGCTCTATTCCCGTGTGTGCGGAATCAGTCTCCATTGTTCCGCAACCCGGTATGAATTTAGAGGACATTTCCCTAGACCAGCTTCGAGAGGCCGCAGGATCGGTCGGCTTCGTCTGGAAAAATGACAGCTTGTGCGGCTGGGCGTGTTCTTGGAAGTGATGCCATGAGCACACTCACCGTGCCACAAGCCGCAGTGCTACTCAAAATCCATCCGGTCACGTTGCAAACTAAAGCACGGGCGGGTGAAATACCCGGTGCCAAGATTGGCAAGTGCTGGGTGTTTGTTGAGGTTGACCTGTTGGAGCATATCCGCTCACAATATGCGCGGCGGGTGTTGCAGGGTGAACATACGGAGGTTCAACTATGTCACTCTTTCAACGCAAAGATTCACCCTATTGGTGGATCAAAATCATCGCCCACGATGGACGACGCATACAGCAAAGCACTGGCACTGCCGACAAAGCAAAAGCCGAGGAGTACCACGACAAGCTGAAAGCGTCGATGTGGGATCAAGCACGGTTGGGCGTAAAGCCTCGCCATACTTGGAATGAAGCGGTTGTCCGTTATCT from Ferriphaselus amnicola includes these protein-coding regions:
- a CDS encoding recombinase family protein, with the translated sequence MLIALYARVSTVRQAENDLSIPDQLRQMQDWAKQNGHIVVAKYVEPGASATDDKRPIFQKMMSDALAKPPMFEAIIVHSHSRFFRDGIEAGVRERMLKRNGVKLFSITQPTTEDSNGELVRNIIRMFDGYQSQETSKHTSRAMKENARQGYFNGSRAPFGYVAVSTDVSGARGRKKKKLAIHADEANVARQIYRLYLSSLGMGFKEIAIHLTKSGLLMRGRPWNVQKVSTILSDTLYMGEYYFNVRDSRSNCNRPPEEWVKTLIPAIVDANQYEQVRKLRESRSPENATIPPKTLASPLLLAGVIKCRCGRAMTLATGKSGTYRYYKCTRKRNEGGHACDSRNLPMEKVDQIVIEQLANRILAPDRIQSMMETLRQRIQARKDVRHTRVSDLERQLKAQDERQHRLLEAIESGIVELDELTHQRMQNIKTAREALTIQIAEEKCSGELPREIEYLKPSQVEQFGRALRNQLLSKNSGIAKAYISLLVDEVLVNDDEAVIKGSYTALAHGLHQMKMGTSNQVPTFMHDWCAGRDSNS
- a CDS encoding rolling circle replication-associated protein, yielding MNQHPLGFNPAAGAALTNDDRDARLGARRGGGREGSEVATAPVQAAQAGESGGGGGAAAPRLEKRTYSNARYRITLRNYGKNMAEIGWSFVGEVPANKAARGESSERSKNEDRAVRRAKSRLRHLILSANANHLLTLTYRENVTDFKRAADDLNRFVRKVKVSLPDWIYIAVAEQQARGAWHWHLAVRGRQDVDLLRAHWREVVGDGNIDVSAPKGSRKDQRLFLVRYLGKYLVKAFATGQRSLNAHRFRASRSIPVCAESVSIVPQPGMNLEDISLDQLREAAGSVGFVWKNDSLCGWACSWK
- a CDS encoding helix-turn-helix domain-containing protein — encoded protein: MSTLTVPQAAVLLKIHPVTLQTKARAGEIPGAKIGKCWVFVEVDLLEHIRSQYARRVLQGEHTEVQLCHSFNAKIHPIGGSKSSPTMDDAYSKALALPTKQKPRSTTTS